GCTAATCTCTTCACTTAAACCAAAAACAAAGTGTTGGATAATCGTTTAAATGTGCAATAGGTGTCTTGTGAGAGTCCGAAATGCTTTCATTCAAGGTTGGAAAATCCCTTATTTGGTGTTTATTGCCAATGAATGTTTTGATAGCATAGCATACTCAATAGCAGTGTTTTTAAAGTAATTTGTAACCTGGACACTGAAATGTTATATGACAAAGTTAACTAGGGCTATTTCATAAATCCATTAGACAGACTCACCCTGGTGAACATGGAGGAAGTAATACAACGTTGTGCAGGGTGGGGACTTAGCTGCATTTCAAGTTGGGAGAGAAAGTAAAGGGTTCACGGAAAATTCAAGCTGTGACTAAATTATATGCCAGCCATTAACCTAATACAACcttccatttttttattcaagttgTGTACAAAAtttaggataaaaaaaaaaaaaaaaaaagtattgacacAAACAGAGTTGATACACAATCACATGCATTCACAAATAAGCTTTAAAACGTCAATTACATCAACTAGAATATTAAATCCATCCCACAAACACCGATAATTTAATGGCAGTAAAGAGGCATAACAATTGAGCATTTGCCACTAATTAAACAAGTCAACATCAGTTGGGTAATAGACAAATAGATTAATAATGTAATAGATTATTCAAGGAAAAGATTTAATTCAATGAACAAAAGCAATACAAGCTAATTAGGCAGCAGCACATAGATAGAAAAGGAATCATAAGCTGGTCCTTTATGCTTCATTAAAtattcctttaatttttatttttttattagtaaaattTCTTTGAATAATGAAAAGAGATCACCCAAGAACAAAGGGGGCATACAATAGGTACACCAAACTAAGTGAATGCCATTCACATCAATAAtacttattttcaaattttgaactatCCTCATTTATAGGTTTATTCATGCCCCTCAATAagctcaacccaaaaaaataagtgaGCATTaccctaaataaataaagagagaaaaaaaaaataaagaaaagaatcaCTAAAACTCTACAAGGACATCTAACCAACACTTAGCAGACTAAAAAGAAAgtgtcttatatatatatatatatatataatatggaattttatattaaaagggAATTACCTCAGATACAAAGATGGACACAAAGTAAATCCCAAAGAAACACAAGAGAAAAAAGTTCCagtctaagagagagagaatcaacaAAGTCTACAATAATGTATCTCACTATGACCCCAAAACAAAAGACAATTCAAACAAAGTTCATAGGAAAGATGATTTTGGGTGACTAGTGGCTTCCACAACCTCAAAAGTACGTAAGTTTCTTTCTCTACAAAATTCACAAAGGATATAAGTTCCATACAACCAAGGAGTAATTACTAAACCAATTGCtccatcaaaattcaaatgagCCTTGGAGCTTTTGTGTTTCCTTTTTCCTATTTAGTTATATTAGTTTCTAgcttagtgttttttttttttttttttttttttaaaacaaaacaaaacccttAGCAAAATGTTATGAGTCAGCCAAAAGTTACATggttacaacaaattttaaatgtttgGCATCATCCCATACTTTGTTGAATTTACATTAGTTCAAAACAACGCGTCATTTACAAAACACGCTATTTGAAGGCCATGGCAGATCATATCAGAAAAATCTTAGCAACCCTAATAAAATgataagagtaaaaaaaaatttgatattgaaTATGGATTAGATGTGACAAGTTCTGTGCATATAAAAAGATAATCACATCAGcctttcatttatatttggtttCCAGCTTGCAAATGTCTAATCTCATCATCAACGACAACCACAAACTTACATTTAACAGTTCTGACCACTCTTTATAGCAAGTCGATATCAAATTAACATCTGAAAGCAGTATATAGAGGTCTAAAAATGTTTACTTACAAGCAAAAGCTAAAATGTTGACTTGAATCAAGCTTATCTCTGCATTTCCTCTTCCTGCTCACTCCCCTTTTGGAAACTGCATCATTCGGTTTGTCAAGCAAGACAAGGTTCTCCATATAATTATCAACACAAAAATAGTATGGTCTCCCACAAATTCCCAAATTCTTAACTTGTTTGCTCTTAGGGTCATATGAAGATAGCTCCCAATGAAGTGGTAGTTCTGCCTCTACTAATATATTACCATTCTTCTGTAGACCTAATACCCTTATAAGTCCTCCGTAAAGATTAACAGTGAATAGTTTAGTCCAAGAATCAACAACACCGTACTCTTTCATCACCCAAATGGAACAGCAGTTGTTCACTGTGTGTCTATAAGTATCATGACATAAAAGAGAAAGCGATCCTCCAATTACTGAGGTATGAACATAATCACTCGTACGGAATGCACCATTTGGCACTGATATCTCACAAAAAACCTCATCACCTAAGTCAAATGACAAAACTAATGGACAAAAGTTATCATCCCTATCCTTCCCAACAAAATGGACAGCCCCATTTAAAGAAGCTGATGGTCGCCCCCAGTCATCAAAACTAATCCCGGGTGAAAAAGAGTCGCCAGCACTTGTTATTCTCCAAGATCCCTCATTAAGAGAGTAAACCTCGACCAGAGGCACTTTGGCCTCTTCAGTCCTTTTAGTTCCGCATCGAAATGCAATCCTCACCACCTTATAATCATTAGTCCGTGGATCAAACCCGAATGCCGAACGACACTTAACGCGGCCGTGCGTTTTGACAGTAATGCAAGGGTTTGGAAGGgttataaattttctaatagAGGGATTCCAAAGAACATAGCGCTCTAGTTCAAAAAGACTGAACAATCCATTCACGGAACCGATTAACATAAAATGGTTTATACGACTACTCGTTAGTGGGAAATCAATGTGTTGAATTTGATCAGATGAGGAGTCATTGTTATCGTCAATTAATTTGTAGTGCTCTAAATAGGGTTTATCAACGCAGTGCCTAACAATTAATTTGTTTGAGTTGGAAGAATTGGAGGAAAAGTGGGAATTGATGAAGGCAGGGGTTGTAATTAAAGAGTTCCATGATTTAGAAACGCACCTGAATCGAATTAGGGATTTGACGGGAAGTCTGTGCAGAATTTCCAGCACCACTTCCTCTGGGAGATAGTCTGACATTCCTAACCCTAACCCAATTTCAAGCTTTTCTGAAATTTTCGATTTGAAAAACTTGGGAATGGCGTAAACAGATAGAGATAGACAGTGTTCTGAAAACGATATCGCTTTGGTTGactgtctttttttttactttttgaactGTTTTGTTTTACCGGCAATTACtttttaatcaaacaaattagTGGCAAAGATTTTTGTaactcttataaaaaataaaaaattagggcAAGACTCCCCCCATTGAAACCCTCTAATAATATCTTCAAGTTTTAGTAAGGACACCATCACACTCACACCAACATTTACTTTGGGCTTTGTATGAGTCGAGTCAATTTCAATTGGAATCAAGAAAGAGGAGACAATTGTCAAATCTCGTCAAAGACTTTAATTTTCCTCCTCATCTTGTCGGAGATCACAAGTAGAGATCACAAGATCTCAACTAGATTTGAGTAGAGATCATAATATTTTTGCCAAATCTAGGCAGAACCTTGGACAACAATGTGATTCTAGGTTGAATTCTTGGTAGAAATGTAGGATTCCAACAAGATTTCTAAGATATTTGGTGGTGGGTTGGTTGAGTAAGTTTATATTGAGTTTCAAAAGGGAGACCCACCACTTGACCTACTCCCAATGGGTTTTGGAGGACACTTGTCGCTAGAGATTGtaatggggcggggcggggcggggcggggttggaggatggggtcttcgtcccTGCCTCGCATGGTTTTGTTTTACCTCATCCCCTCCTCGCTCAGCAAGACGGGAAAATCTTTCTCACCCCATCCGTGCCCCTTGGGGCCCCGCAAAGTCTCGTCTCACCTCGTAAaattctactttttgttaatttgccctacaactagtacaaatattttttaataaaacctatttcattaataaaaatatacttgaaattacaactaaatttattctatcaaatcaaattaatttttggaaaaaattgaataatatatccaagtgtttaacaagacaatcacaaaaaaaagaaaaaaaaaaaaaaaactcatagtataacacacaaacaaaataaaggcaaagaactatattaggtagaataaaataaactaatattgatatgtttgtttaaattagagtatgaaaattttataattataacccttagcaaCGTGAGACGGGGAGAGGTGGGGCGGGGCCaatctaaaaagtctaaacccattcCCGCTTCGCCTCATGGTGCAAGGCAAAAATATTGCCCCATCCTCGCCCCATCACCTTTGTGGTATGGGAAAAATCCACACTGAGTGAAGCGAGGAAGGGTGGgacaaaattgccatccctacttgTTGCCAACTGCCATAGTCATTGTTTTGGGTAGCGATTGACTCGAATTCGAGCAGCAAAGGTGGGTGGATTGTAGGTTACCAGTGGACAGCCTAGGTAAAATATAATTAACACCAATAAAATTTAGGCTAATACTAGTCTAGTTCAAAACAtgcttactaaaaaaaattgtaaaaatatggaTGTTTTAAGAAGAGAATTTAAGGTAAAGCGGACTTAAAAATAAGGgataataagaagaaaatttaaatttggagtattttttttcaattgtatgCTATTAGCATTGGagcttaataataattttttctatatcatTATGAAGTATAATCCATAACTTTTTACATAGTATATTTGGTCATTGAACGTAACCATGTAATTAAGAACAATAACTCTAGGtgtacaaaatatttcacaaaatattttacacctaCAGACAAATTGTTATTTGTAGATGATAAACACCTACCCACTCAACCatagtgaaaaatattgttgtgATTATAGGACTACACAATAAAGAACATCCTATCATAACacaaaatttactaaaaattcATTGAAGACTACTTCTAAACATACAACAAACTACTTTTCATATCAATCACTGATTTTACCAGTCTCAAATTAAGATCTTAATTTCACAACTATAGCAAAATATCATGACAGAATCTTAGTCCCACAATAAGGTCACGTTTTCCCATTTTTCGTTCATCAAAATAATAGGTCATGTTTCCTGATTTGCAGAAGGGGATCCTTGTTGTACTTGTGTCGCACTTTGATCTCTAGCATCACAAAACATGTCTCCaaactaaaggaaaaaaatgtctATCTCATTTCTCGAGTTCTAGAGATTGGTCATTCCAAATTAACTAACTTTTA
This genomic stretch from Quercus robur chromosome 4, dhQueRobu3.1, whole genome shotgun sequence harbors:
- the LOC126723548 gene encoding F-box/kelch-repeat protein At3g23880-like isoform X3, whose amino-acid sequence is MSDYLPEEVVLEILHRLPVKSLIRFRCVSKSWNSLITTPAFINSHFSSNSSNSNKLIVRHCVDKPYLEHYKLIDDNNDSSSDQIQHIDFPLTSSRINHFMLIGSVNGLFSLFELERYVLWNPSIRKFITLPNPCITVKTHGRVKCRSAFGFDPRTNDYKVVRIAFRCGTKRTEEAKVPLVEVYSLNEGSWRITSAGDSFSPGISFDDWGRPSASLNGAVHFVGKDRDDNFCPLVLSFDLGDEVFCEISVPNGAFRTSDYVHTSVIGGSLSLLCHDTYRHTVNNCCSIWVMKEYGVVDSWTKLFTVNLYGGLIRVLGLQKNGNILVEAELPLHWELSSYDPKSKQVKNLGICGRPYYFCVDNYMENLVLLDKPNDAVSKRGVSRKRKCRDKLDSSQHFSFCLLTSDEARVHLLQEAREQQQEVVQLEETVRQRQEAMLYQQEAIQQQMERMAYFKSQLEKAANFKLRLAHLIQRLGGPGWRHI
- the LOC126723548 gene encoding F-box/kelch-repeat protein At3g23880-like isoform X2, whose protein sequence is MSDYLPEEVVLEILHRLPVKSLIRFRCVSKSWNSLITTPAFINSHFSSNSSNSNKLIVRHCVDKPYLEHYKLIDDNNDSSSDQIQHIDFPLTSSRINHFMLIGSVNGLFSLFELERYVLWNPSIRKFITLPNPCITVKTHGRVKCRSAFGFDPRTNDYKVVRIAFRCGTKRTEEAKVPLVEVYSLNEGSWRITSAGDSFSPGISFDDWGRPSASLNGAVHFVGKDRDDNFCPLVLSFDLGDEVFCEISVPNGAFRTSDYVHTSVIGGSLSLLCHDTYRHTVNNCCSIWVMKEYGVVDSWTKLFTVNLYGGLIRVLGLQKNGNILVEAELPLHWELSSYDPKSKQVKNLGICGRPYYFCVDNYMENLVLLDKPNDAVSKRGVSRKRKCRDKLDSSQHFSFCLLTSDEARVHLLQEAREQQQEVVQLEETVRQRQEAMLYQQEAIQQQMERMAYFKSQLEKAANFKSRLAHLIQRLGGPGWRHI